From the genome of Mya arenaria isolate MELC-2E11 chromosome 5, ASM2691426v1:
AAAATGAAGCTGCACAGATTCTGTGTTGTCGACTGAATTGCACTCTAGATTATATGTTCCCTCGTCTCCTTCATCAAAGTTGAATATCGTTAATGTAAAAAGATATACAGAACTGATTTTCTCTTCGTAAAAACCTTCTCGTAATTGTATATCTTGTTTATTCTTCTGCCACGTACGTCTAGTGAATGTTTGACGCTTTATAGAGTCATCAGACGGAAAATATCCCAATATAACGTCTGCACCGCGAACGACAGGGCTTAGAAGCATGAGAGCACCACATTGACCaacaatatctgtaaattataaCTTATTgatcaacaaaacaaaacagcaaaatcatattttagttGTGTCAGTACATTGTTCGCACCCTCAAAATGACTTAGTAGAGTGGAAACAACTTAGTAGAAATTGCCAGATATTAAGCAAtggatattataaaataatccaACAAAAATCAAAGTTAATTGATATAAACTGATTGACTAGACTGAGAAATATTTTGTTCGCAATTTGAGGTGTTATCTTTTATTCATCTTTCAATAGAGACTATGATATAGTATATAGCGTTTGATAAAAACGGGCCTTTGAAGCaagtaaatatacaaaataaattacacGGAGAGCCCCAGCAGCAAGTAATAtactatgattgtgtaaagagGAATTGAATAATTAAGtccaaataataaaacaaacatgaaaaacaaggaacacatacaatacaatatttttattaacacaacaaaataatattttagttgTATTTGATCATTGCTCGTACTCACAAATgaaattaagcaaacaaatttaGTAGTAATtgccatttatttaacaatgaacattattaattattccTACTAAAAATGTAcctaatttaattgattttttttactagactgatatttttttattttattcatcgTCCAAAAGAGACGATGATATAATCTATAGCGATTATTAATAACGGGCTTATGAAACAGTTTAAAGTACGCATTAGCTTACATCGACATGTCCAGAAGCAACAAACTTCCATGATTGTGTAAGGATGCTTTAATGAAAAACACACCAAatgacaacaaatataaaacacaagtcaacaaatacaatgatataaaataaacattaaagttACCGCATTGAAACGGTCTGTGATACATACCTTTCATATTTAGAGATATCATTCgtgttttaattgttgtgtttgttgaacATCTGGCAAAGAAAACAGAATTGTTGTATTCAATTGAGGGCGTCAATTTTAAAAAGAACGATCCTTTTTCCAAATATCTGGAAATATTTGTCCCCTTTATTGTACGGAATGCTTTTCCCTTTTCCATCAAGTATCTCCATTCTACGTCACACCCCCAAGGATAGTGTGGAGTCGCTTTCAATGTTACCTCCCTGTTCACAAAAGCTGGTCCTTCCACTGATATTGATCCATACTGGTTACTGGCAGCATAAACGTGGCCAAAAAGTGCTGGAATCGCGGTAACAAtccacatacacatacacatctTACCCTAAATAATGATATCTGACAAGCTATCAATCACTTATATTACCTTCAACATCTGctatttttattctaaaacacaTCCATACGGTTTGAACAGATCATCCATTTTTGAAGTACACGACAACTACAGAAATTCAACATTCAAACAGCGTTAGAAAAACGGATACTCCTACCGGAATCAAATACGAGAGTATACAGGCACCACTTGACACTAACACATAGGTAGTACAATGTACAAAGTACATTAATACGCAACGGTAGCAGACATGAGTTAGTAGCTAGATCTATATTACGGAAAACGGTGTTATCGCTCgttcattaaacaataacagTCCGAAGCCGCcattctttgaaaataattatgaatggTGTATGTAACCACACAAtgcattaataataaatgtCCGCTTGTAATTTAGAATCATATTTCGCCTACAATTTCACTTATTTTCCGGTTACACTAGACCGACAGcagttataaacaaacaaacttcaTTTCCTATTACCAACCCTTTGCGCACATTGTATGGAAAACCGCCTCCTTATGGTGATACATAGAGGCCTTCTACAAGCAAAGCCAGATTCGAACTGAAAAGTGGCTGTGAAAATTGTAGGCGTTGTACTGTTTGTCGCTTATAGGTTAGCTGAGGTTGATCTACATTTGGAGGTTGATTGACCGCTTACATTAACGACATACGGCTTGAAGTTTGTGCAGTATTAGTTATATCGAAAATGTACACGATACCTACTGAGcgttatgtttataaattagtTTCGCTCACACAATAAccattgttatgaaaataaaacagcttAACACtgttgaaatatcaaatatgcagAAATGTACAGAAAAACATAGATGTActacttttattaaaacatttgttaattttgaatcGATATGTCAtgccaaagaaataaaaataccatAACAGATGTATACTAGAATTTTTTTTACCAAGCCCATGTATTTGCTGTCACCAAAAAGTATTTTGGCACTCGCATTTTCGAAgatatttgttattcaaatattcataatgCTATGCTTCaaacaatcataacaactcgttAATACTATTCAAACACTCTAGGCAGGTACATCGTTTGGAAAAACTCATACGTCTgcaaaaaaataacttataacCTAGCGAAGTCCCATGAAACTAGCACTAGTTTATTAGAGGTCAATAGGCAATGACGCATACATTTTGAATTCCTTGcttaagccataaaatactaaaaataataatgtgaatCCTGATGAACCTCAAAATTTGCCTTTTTATagtcatatatgtattttctctcaattgtatttaatcttattaattgtttaattaggTGTTAATTTGTTGAAAGGAAATTGACAAAATACTAATgattaaaggaaaataatacCCCGCGCATGTCGGAAAACAGCTCATTCAGCTTATGTTTCTAGTTAACATATACCCaacttgttgttgttggtgatgttgtttttatttgttttgttgttgttggtaatAATAGTTATCAGGATCAATAATGAACAGAAGAAATACATAAGCCCTAACGTCGcttcagtaattaatatgtttacaaaaagacCTAgttattgatcaatttaaatatatatacttatctAATTATGAATAAGGTTAAATCGATGAACGACGCATGTTAATCAAACGTGGCGACCATACAAAATTTTATCGTctaagtttgtatttataaGACCTTGATCCTTATTCCTTTCAACCCGATCTTTGTTTGTTGTAAGCTAAGTGACTTGGCTGTAGTTTCCATTTTGTATCATTTACCACTCAAAAGGCTCAACGGCTTTCTCTTCGTGTATTTCCATCAACTATTGATGCATGACAATATAAAATTTAGGCGATCCgtatttaatataaactatAGTTATGTTAGAACGATTGTTAACCTACGTTTAGTCCCTTTCGTTGGTACGACGTTCCACGagcatgtgtttttgtattctTGGGGAATATAGAAAAACTCGCAGAAAGCGAGGGTGTACGGCTTGCTGACCACAAATCAAACTTGCATATGCCTGAGCCAGAAAGTAAACCCAATGTGTTTTGTTAAGAAGCAAGTGTGGTTACCATTGTTCTTACTATGCAACCTGAGCAAATCGTGCAAAAGTGTTGTCTTCAATTCAACGTGTCTTTCAACAAGACCATGTTTGTACATACGAGTGCATCCTTTTAGGATACTATTGTTTGCGTGGTTATGATTGTTCGATCTCTTCAGTGTGGCCATTTTGCAAAGCAttgtattacaaaaatatataactaaataaacaagcaaatatACCAATACATGCTTATAAGCGCCTAAACAGCTCCCAAACAAATACACAAAGACAAAAATCTTATCTGATTAATGGATTCATGAAAAGCAATAAATACCAACAGCTCACCATGTCAATGTATGTAGGCTATGTTTTAAAGCATCCAATTTTCATTCTAAAGacatttgactttaataaatttcttttgtttctaTTTGACATATCTAGACCCTTTTAGCTAGAAAATATTACTTTCATCatttaattcagtcaaaaatgTTAAGAAACCATGACCAGAACATGTGTATCTAGTAGCATACGGATCtttgatatttacatgtacttttatGTAGCTATGAAGGGACATCGACTAAATAACAACATAGTGAACTTCGTACGGGACACCACcatgacaaatataataataaacaatcataAGACACTTTACAATTGCAAAGAATTTTCTAAACAATTAAGAATAGAAACCACAACACAAGAAAGGATTTCCTCCCTATCCTGAATCAGTATTGACAGGTCCTTAACAATTGTTGtctgttttataacaatatgcCCATTCAGTGCATGGTCCAATGTCTAAGAATATGCCCCAAATATCTCTGAGCATATACATTTCCTCTTATATTTCAGTTCGGTATATCTTACGCATTACCTCTGTTTAAAGAAAGCCTTACGATGCAATTCCTCATGGTGTTTTTCTATTTAGGTATGTTTTAGTTAGTATTTTAGGTGATGTATTTcagaatatacaaaataataaataataaactataaactataaAATTGTCGATTGtctttgtttcataaaaagatGGACAAGTACATTATGAATAGTATAAAAGTGTTAGAttcgttttatgaattttaGTGCTGAACCGCAACGCCCTTTGCTATTCCAAGAAAAATAGGTATGGAACAATTACATTGATCAAGCCATCGTATGTGAACAGACCGGTGACGCTGAAGATGGAGCCACGTGATGAGTGGATGGGTGGCGTtgtatggaaataccttcaaccAGGATCAGCTAAGTTTAGGGTTGCTAACAGTCAAAAAGACAGTATTCAGTTCTCAGAAAATGGATCATACTATTTTACCCTTATTAATGCAAAGGATGTTTACAATAACACGGACTTTTACGCCGAATGTGCCCACAACCCATCATTAAATTCCCAAATAATCAAGCTGGTTTTAGAAGGTATGCATttgtatgaatataaatatgatatccTTGGTCATTGATAAGAAACTTTAATAACTGAACCCTCAAATCGatttaatgtcatgttttgaaattgcatttgaaTCAGTAGTTCATTTCCCTGTAGGCTATCAACTATATTTGGTATTTTCAGTTCCTCAAAATTCTGTCATTGTTGGGCCTCAGTTTGGAGACTTTTTCAAGACAACAtgtgtttacgctgatactgGAATCGACGTATTCTGCAAGACAAATTTTGGAATAAAGCCtcttaatgtttcatttaaagtagGAGGACAAATATTACCACTTGTGGTGGAAGGAAAACAGCCAGACATGCACAAATTAGACCACACCTCTTTCCGACTTAAGAAAGACATGGTTGGCAGCAATTTAACATGTACAGCTTTATACAGCGCTAATGAGGATCCAGTGGAGTTTACAGCCCGCCTGTGCTTTGTAGGTAAGGGTCTCTCTTAAACGTTTACCTAAAATCTACCCATGTAACATTACCATGTATTTCATTCGACGTTAATCACGAAAACATGGCACGCTTTTATTAGAACACTGCCTTCAGTCCAATGTTATTAAATACTTCTGTTTCAATAAACTTTCAATTCTTGTCCATAGATTATGGTGTTGCGTGTGCATAGTTTATCGACAGTCCCTTTTGACATCTAGCATTTGTAataagtaataatttatttctttgtaaaaataGTTAGTTGGCTGCCCATTtagatttttcaaatacaacgtTTAATTAAATTTGTCAGAGTAATGCATAAAAACgttaaaattaattgatattgcgatatttttatcattggttCATACATGTGTTGGCGCGATGGTCCCGACGTATAACTAACACTTTATAGTTATCTGATATTGTACGATATGCTTGAAGAGTTTGGAACGGGTCCAACATTAAAAGAGCCAAGCTGTTTCTATGGCGATCGCTCAACTGCAACTTGTGAAGTAAATGATGCTCTTCCAGTTCCAATGATTGAAATtcgtttaaatgaaaaaaagttaaaagtgCAACAACATGATGAATACGATCGCTTCAAAAACACCTTCTCCAGCAAAACAACTTTTATAACTGTTGATAAGGAATGGAATGGAACAGAAATGTGTTGCACATCAAAGATTGGAAACAACATGAATGGGAGATCTATTTGCAAGCCAATACTCATGAGCTGTACGTATTTACTTTACTATATGACCATACTACTACATATGAGTAAATGTTCTTAAAGTACTCAAGTTATGTCTTTATTTAATTCGTAAAAACCCTaagtgataaatataaaactaaacatATACATCTACCATTGAATagaataaatgtgttgttgcGTAAtcaaataacaagaaaacatttgttatttcagGTACCCAGGAAAACGCTGAAATATCACCATTCGGTCGCTTTTGGCTCACCATTATCTGTGGTAGTTTGGCATTTATTGGTATACTAGCAATAGCTCTTGTTTGCTGTTTACGGAAGAGACGTCAACAAAACGGTAATATATAGCAAAAGCGTATTATTTTACCTTCAACGTAagtgtttctttaaatatgtatacattctTTCGTAAGCGCGAAACATGAAACAAGAATCGTCTTGATGGTTGCTGATCAGTTACACTTAGGCTTAAACCATTATCGTTTGtgtgttttacaattatttaaaacgtCTTTGACATGAATATGAGTCTAGGACAATTTCAATGAACAGACTCgttgtaaggtataatatatacacatataatcCAATATAATTTTGCGATGCGAATACCATAacctttatttctttattgttacAGTTTACCAGACGTGCGCCAAAGGAATCACAATGTCATCTATGACCGAATATAAGACAGTGTATTCAACAATAGATACTATAGACACCGCAGATAAAGTATGCGGATAAATTAAAGATACTTGATCAAACTAAAATCTATATGGCACAGACGTATGTGAGTTTGATCACCAAGCTTAACAAGTGGTTTTCTTCCGGATGTTCCGGATTTTCTCCCCAAAAaataagaccacactcttgtgCAACATCGTACCAACGAGAATGACTTTGCAAATTGACCTagttattatatgttttaaattagttgtaagcaaaatataaatgacaatcGTGCAGGAAATTAAATAgacttttatttgaatttgagtTTCTTCTTTTCGTAATATGTCAggtattttaattgataaaacattcgAACAAGGAAAGTAATTTTTCACAAAGTCTCCTTTTCAACTATTATTTATTGATCCCATCAAAACGTTTTCAgttgaaatgaatgaataatgttgatgatatgtACATAAGTTTCcctataaaaatgttaatatgctTGCTGTGTGGTGCATTATTCTAtgtttaatttctatatgaATTGTATTGCAGAGAACCGGGATTTTCAGCAGACAGACGAGTCCATGTACACAATCAACAGATTATATGACACCAATCTCAAGAACAGACAGAAGTGGGCCAATCAGGCTGACTAAGTTGAGAAACATCGACAGCGAACACGTTATTTCAAAAGATGAGCAACATTCTTACGAAGTCCCTCTACAAGATACGGGCAATGATGCAGAAGTACCAATGGCGGACATAGGTTACATTGATATGTCAGGATGAAGACAATAGATAAAAGTTATATTAGTGTATAGTACAGGAGTGCAAATTCTTATAAAAAGAATGACAAAAGAAATCTAAAGACAAGAAACATGCTTTTAAATTCGGTTGGCAATATGTGCTGCGGTGACTCTTATCgaatgaataatataaatagtgATATTGATGTTCTCCcaagttatgtttgttttttgactCCTATGATTTTTGTTAGTGTCCAATTCCTGTTTATAGATGGATACAAAGTCTAAAGACAAGCAACAAGCATTTGCTTACGTTTGACAATATGATGAGGTAACTTGACAATATGATGAGGTAACTCTTAACGAACGAATAAACAAAGAGTTTATCATTGATGTTTGATTTGTGTTTCTGTTCTGACTCATACTTATGTGTATATTACTTGTGATTACGTTATCGGACGGTTTGAGTGTTATTCAAGTAGAGAAATAAAGCGGGCGCTTGTGTTATAGCTGTCCACATAGTCGCCTGCTGGAGCAAGCACTAGGCGTATGTGTCGCGCCACGCCGGACGAAAAAACGAAACAAACTTTAATAGCTAAACTCTCAAAGACATCACGTAAATATATCCGATCTATCAgtcttattgttttaattaaataaacacgttttgttttgacagtgtATCTAAACATCTTAAATTAACAGAAACATGCACTAGCTAGAcaagttttgtatatattatttgcattatgcGAAATAAAGTAAACTGAGACCAATTCAgtatttcgttttattattgTCCCGCTAATACGGGAGTTTACGGTGTAATTACATTATACATAGAATATAATGCAATGCGTTaataacatgataaaatggTGGCTTGTAAGTGACACAAAATCTCGCTGGCGGTCAACCTGTTGTATATGGTATCGTTAATTAACATGTATAAGAAATAGCGTCTTGGCAGAATTCACAATACAAGTTTATACCGAAGCTAGCACTGCTAATTCCAACTTGTCTGAACCATTTACCAGAGCTACGAGCTCCAACGTTACATAAGACCCGTGCTGATCACTACAACCAGTAACCCAACCCTGACACATGGTAAACTATCGGGAATACACGATGCAAGATTGGTAAGCCACTTCAATCCGACCCCTGCCTGCCGTTATTAATAACGTCATTAGTAtgacacaataaaaataagtgGACTGTAACCTATAGCCCAGTGTAGAGTACAAAAAAGTTGGAACTACCTAAACACTGGGAGTGGCCAACATTCCAATGAGTATCGGTATATAAAAGCATTGcgtattaaattattaagtcTCATTATTATTTTAGTGTCGAGTGTCAAAACCGCCGATCGAAATTGACGCCACAATAAGTCTAATGATGTAAAATTTATACTACAACAATTCTGACGGTTATATATATCAACTTATTGTTGACTACAGTtactatttactaaatatgcTTGCGTAGCATATCTTCTAACGCGTTATGTTAAACTTCAAGCCCGATCGCAAAGAGGTGTACCCCGTCAGGTGCATGGAAGCCCGGAACACTAGGatcaatgtcaatattaagCACGTCGCTTTTCCCATTAGCCCTGATCCAACTATTACCCTCTCTATTCAAACGCCTTTTTATGGATTGTAATGCCTTTCTTTGGAAATCAGGAGTAGCCATTTCCGGTCTAAGATATGAACCCAAATAATGGTACAATCTGCAAAATCCGACCGGTAACGGAGAGCATTGGCGATTTGGTTGGCGATAGCCCCACAAGGGATTGGCCGACCGATATTGCCCCCCTCCAAGTGAATGATTATGATCTTAGGCGGGGATCAAAGCAGGACCTGCGATTCTACTGTTCTTTTCAGACCTGCCCGAGTAAGGCCGCCAAATCCCCACCAAGCGATCGACGCAGGTAATCCCAAGTTTGGCGGTCCCTTCGCAATTACTCTTTCACCAGCTCGACGC
Proteins encoded in this window:
- the LOC128235367 gene encoding uncharacterized protein LOC128235367, with product MQFLMVFFYLVLNRNALCYSKKNRYGTITLIKPSYVNRPVTLKMEPRDEWMGGVVWKYLQPGSAKFRVANSQKDSIQFSENGSYYFTLINAKDVYNNTDFYAECAHNPSLNSQIIKLVLEVPQNSVIVGPQFGDFFKTTCVYADTGIDVFCKTNFGIKPLNVSFKVGGQILPLVVEGKQPDMHKLDHTSFRLKKDMVGSNLTCTALYSANEDPVEFTARLCFVEFGTGPTLKEPSCFYGDRSTATCEVNDALPVPMIEIRLNEKKLKVQQHDEYDRFKNTFSSKTTFITVDKEWNGTEMCCTSKIGNNMNGRSICKPILMSCTQENAEISPFGRFWLTIICGSLAFIGILAIALVCCLRKRRQQNVYQTCAKGITMSSMTEYKTVYSTIDTIDTADKRTGIFSRQTSPCTQSTDYMTPISRTDRSGPIRLTKLRNIDSEHVISKDEQHSYEVPLQDTGNDAEVPMADIGYIDMSG